A single region of the Chthonomonadales bacterium genome encodes:
- a CDS encoding SMI1/KNR4 family protein: protein MPERVTTIERLAAHWRVALPAPFSNLYAARREPVAGSCELAPIEALLEDELRWRGIYPRLLPFGSDGEGAVFALLAADGLPVMRWTEDADHCVPVASSFAAFLGWCRLTAAYERQDAAPDAAEPSDDAAPVGGPLPRTERELNEALVRADPLAPHALAVLACDVLRRGDAGGAASLTARAASAAPWFGDAWFLRGHVGATTGHAAEAAASWLLALRCPIALTSSTGAYGLDADGDDVQIPEAVVDGLRAMSGALPTGDPLVALALGEHPFSVGTRLALALALEAAGDIGGAERETHNALALATDDSALDHAYDALIDLLRRTGRPHDAERCRRDAELA, encoded by the coding sequence ATGCCCGAGCGCGTCACAACGATTGAGCGGCTCGCCGCCCACTGGCGCGTGGCGCTTCCCGCCCCGTTCAGCAACCTGTACGCGGCGCGGCGCGAGCCCGTGGCCGGCTCCTGCGAACTGGCGCCCATCGAGGCGCTGCTGGAAGACGAGCTCCGTTGGCGCGGCATCTACCCGCGCCTGCTCCCGTTCGGGTCCGACGGCGAGGGTGCGGTCTTCGCCCTGCTGGCCGCAGACGGGCTGCCGGTCATGCGGTGGACGGAGGACGCCGACCACTGCGTGCCGGTGGCCTCGAGCTTCGCCGCGTTCCTCGGCTGGTGCCGGCTCACGGCGGCCTACGAGCGGCAGGACGCGGCGCCCGACGCCGCAGAGCCCAGCGACGACGCCGCGCCGGTGGGCGGACCCCTGCCACGTACGGAGCGCGAGTTGAACGAGGCGCTCGTGCGCGCGGACCCGCTGGCGCCCCACGCGCTGGCCGTGCTGGCGTGTGACGTGCTTCGGCGCGGCGACGCCGGCGGGGCGGCGTCGCTGACCGCCCGGGCAGCCAGCGCGGCGCCCTGGTTCGGCGACGCGTGGTTCCTGCGCGGCCATGTAGGGGCCACCACCGGCCACGCGGCGGAGGCGGCGGCAAGCTGGCTCCTGGCGCTGCGCTGCCCGATCGCGCTCACGTCGAGCACCGGGGCGTACGGCCTGGACGCCGATGGCGACGATGTGCAGATCCCGGAGGCCGTCGTCGACGGCCTGCGCGCCATGTCGGGCGCGCTCCCGACGGGCGACCCGCTCGTCGCCCTCGCCCTCGGCGAGCATCCTTTCAGCGTGGGGACGCGCCTGGCCCTCGCGCTCGCACTCGAGGCGGCCGGCGACATCGGCGGAGCCGAGCGCGAGACGCACAACGCGCTGGCGCTGGCCACCGACGACTCCGCGCTCGACCACGCGTACGATGCCCTCATCGACCTCCTTCGGCGGACGGGCCGCCCGCACGACGCGGAGCGCTGCCGCCGCGACGCCGAGCTTGCCTAG